TCGCCTTCACGGGATCCTGTCTCGTGCACCGCTCCGAGATCATGCAGCTCCAGGGGAACTGGCAGGAGGCGTTCGACGAGGCGCGGCGCGCGACCGAAGGCCAGGTCGCGGCCCGGGATCCCGACGGGATCGCCTCCGCCTACTACCAGCAGGGGGAGATCCTGCGGCTTCGCGGGGAGATCGAAGCCGCGGAGTCGGCCTACCGGAGCGCGAGCCAGCACGGCCGCGAGCCGCAGCCCGGTCTCGCGCTGCTGCGCCTCGCGACGGGTCAGACCGCCGCCGCGGCCGCGTCCATCCGCCAGGCGCTGAGCTCGGCGCCGCCGCAGTCCCGCCTCCGCTACCTGCCGGCCGCGGTCGAGATCCTGCTCGAGGCCGGGGATCACGACGCCGCGGAAGAGGCGGCCCGCGATCTCGTGCGGATCGCGTCCGGCTCGCGCAACGACATTCTCCAGGCGCTGGCGAACCACGCGCACGGCTCGGTCCGGCACGCCCGCGGCGACGCCCGCGGCGCGCTCGAGCCGTTGCGCCAGGCATTCTCCACCTGGCAGCGGGTCGGGGCCCCCTATCTCGCGGCGCGGATCCGTGCGGAGATGGCCGGCGTGCTGTCGGATCTGCGCGACGAGGAAGGCGCGGAGCTGGAGCGTGCCGCCGCCCGCGCCGTCTTTCGTGACCTCGGCGCGGCCCCGGACCTTGCCCGGCTGGACGGCACGGGAGGGGAGCGAGCGGCCCATCCCTTCGGGCTCACCGCACGCGAGCTGGAGGTCCTGCGGCTGGTGGCCAGCGGACGCACCAACCGCGCGATCGCCGAGCAGCTGTTTCTCAGCGAGAAGACCGTTGATCGTCACGTCAGCAACATCTTCGGCAAGCTCGACGTGCCGACGCGCGCGGCGGCGACCGCATTCGCCTACCAGCACA
The window above is part of the Candidatus Eisenbacteria bacterium genome. Proteins encoded here:
- a CDS encoding LuxR C-terminal-related transcriptional regulator; translation: MASADIERGRQAYDRRAWRDAFEALTSGDPGDLAEADLERLAWAAALAGHVDIGLTALERLHDVRAAAGKTCEAARAAFWLGLRLITLGEIGRATGWLTRAEQLIEKEEDCVERGYLLIPRGYAALFRKGVAAEACEAGRQALEIAERIGDRDLAGLAHMLQGQALTTLGDHDAGLAQLDAAMLSATRGQLSPMVTGIIYCGTIGCCQRVYAIDRAREWTAALDAWVRSQPQLLAFTGSCLVHRSEIMQLQGNWQEAFDEARRATEGQVAARDPDGIASAYYQQGEILRLRGEIEAAESAYRSASQHGREPQPGLALLRLATGQTAAAAASIRQALSSAPPQSRLRYLPAAVEILLEAGDHDAAEEAARDLVRIASGSRNDILQALANHAHGSVRHARGDARGALEPLRQAFSTWQRVGAPYLAARIRAEMAGVLSDLRDEEGAELERAAARAVFRDLGAAPDLARLDGTGGERAAHPFGLTARELEVLRLVASGRTNRAIAEQLFLSEKTVDRHVSNIFGKLDVPTRAAATAFAYQHKLV